The following are from one region of the Rhinoraja longicauda isolate Sanriku21f chromosome 3, sRhiLon1.1, whole genome shotgun sequence genome:
- the LOC144592308 gene encoding uncharacterized protein LOC144592308, which translates to MDEEGSLPTHRHVQTQADGSWAAENGATRLELVGNPERGNATTRIERLMVEDSHGYLCLVDVRKSDNYDPTKDVAEKLRSSVQPPYIEQYQRELRLRVTPVAQNYLVVIFWIPFGLKTLVLLVMCAILYRDKLSKREDGSIAGS; encoded by the exons ATGGATGAGGAAGGATCCTTACCGACACATCGTCACGTTCAGACCCAAGCTGATGGATCCTGGGCGGCGGAGAACGGAGCAACTCGGTTGGAGCTGGTCGGGAACCCAGAGCGGGGAAACGCCACAACCAGGATAGAGCGGCTGATGGTGGAAGACAGTCACGGCTACCTGTGCCTGGTGGACGTCAGGAAATCTGATAACTACGATCCTACAAAGGACGTCGCCGAGAAGTTAAGGAGCAGCGTACAACCCCCGTATATAGAACAGTACCAGCGTGAGCTCCGGCTGCGGGTCACACCCG TCGCACAGAATTACCTGGTTGTGATCTTCTGGATCCCTTTTGGATTGAAAACCCTTGTCCTTTTAGTGATGTGTGCTATCCTCTACAGAGACAAACTCAG CAAGCGTGAAGACGGGTCCATCGCAGGAAGCTGA